One Pontibacillus yanchengensis DNA window includes the following coding sequences:
- a CDS encoding B12-binding domain-containing radical SAM protein codes for MRTVVSTLNAKYIHTSLALRYLKAASSDFEVNIQEFTINDPSLEIAGTLYDLHPDVIGFSCYIWNIEETIPVISILKKIHPEVRIILGGPEVTYDSEYWLDRIPEVDIIVRGEGEQTFNKLLSAIQNKQSLASLNGITYRDKQGVIQSNPNAPKFPLNEIPSPFRFKEDVPELSKRVTYVETSRGCPFTCQFCLSSIEFGVRYFDIDRMKDELSYLMDHGAKTIKFLDRTFNINRKYAFEMFDFLIKHHRAGVVFQFEITADIMRPEVLDFINENAPEGLFRFEIGVQSTNDHTNELIKRKQNFNKLTRTITMVKNGGKVVQHLDLIAGLPEEDYQSFRQTFNDVFAMRPEELQLGFLKMLRGTGLRENAHQWGYRYMEHAPYEMLSNHALSFSKVIKIKRVEDILEKFWNKHFMDNTVNYIVEHIFETPFDFFQLFGEYWHHQKWNKIGHQLTDLFNRLHEFIQVHAPSQVDIVEGLMNMDYYMNFRQKPRKSWKPRGIEHQEKQKIYEYVWKHYNFSEQGYTKKDLHKHTMIDLISFDMDQYLQNGSIQEIPSLLIAIYSPEGREVEFKKGNYPISS; via the coding sequence ATGAGAACGGTAGTATCTACGTTAAATGCAAAGTACATTCATACCTCACTGGCTTTACGGTATCTAAAGGCTGCTTCTTCCGATTTTGAAGTAAATATACAAGAGTTCACTATAAATGATCCTTCCTTAGAAATAGCTGGCACTCTATACGATCTACATCCAGATGTTATTGGGTTTAGTTGTTATATTTGGAACATTGAAGAAACCATTCCTGTTATTTCGATTTTAAAAAAGATCCACCCAGAAGTAAGGATAATCCTAGGAGGACCAGAAGTAACCTATGATAGTGAATATTGGTTAGACCGAATTCCTGAAGTGGATATCATCGTCAGGGGTGAAGGAGAACAAACGTTTAATAAGCTCTTAAGTGCTATACAAAATAAGCAATCTCTGGCTTCGTTAAATGGAATTACATATAGAGATAAACAAGGTGTTATACAATCGAACCCTAACGCACCTAAATTTCCACTGAACGAGATTCCTTCCCCTTTCCGATTCAAGGAAGACGTACCTGAGTTATCTAAACGCGTTACATATGTAGAAACAAGTCGGGGATGCCCTTTCACTTGCCAGTTTTGCTTAAGTTCAATTGAATTCGGAGTACGCTACTTTGACATTGACCGAATGAAGGACGAGCTCTCCTACTTAATGGACCATGGGGCTAAGACGATTAAATTTCTCGACCGTACCTTTAATATCAACCGGAAATATGCATTTGAAATGTTTGACTTTCTCATTAAACACCACCGTGCGGGTGTGGTATTTCAATTTGAAATTACCGCGGACATCATGCGACCAGAAGTGTTAGATTTTATAAACGAAAACGCACCTGAAGGATTGTTTCGCTTCGAGATTGGTGTACAATCCACAAATGATCATACCAACGAGCTTATTAAGAGAAAACAAAACTTTAACAAACTAACTCGTACCATTACGATGGTTAAAAATGGCGGGAAGGTTGTTCAACACCTAGATCTTATCGCAGGTTTACCAGAAGAAGACTATCAATCATTTCGCCAAACCTTCAATGATGTTTTTGCTATGAGACCTGAGGAATTACAACTAGGTTTTCTGAAAATGCTCAGAGGCACTGGACTTCGTGAAAATGCTCATCAATGGGGTTATCGATATATGGAGCATGCCCCTTATGAAATGCTTTCCAATCATGCACTTTCTTTTTCAAAAGTTATTAAAATAAAAAGAGTCGAAGATATCTTAGAGAAATTTTGGAATAAACACTTCATGGATAACACTGTAAACTATATCGTAGAGCATATTTTTGAAACTCCTTTTGATTTCTTTCAACTATTTGGTGAGTATTGGCACCATCAAAAATGGAATAAAATTGGTCATCAACTGACTGATTTGTTTAACAGGTTGCACGAATTCATTCAAGTACATGCTCCTAGTCAAGTTGATATAGTCGAAGGGTTAATGAATATGGACTATTATATGAACTTCCGCCAAAAGCCGAGAAAGAGTTGGAAACCAAGAGGCATAGAACATCAAGAGAAACAAAAAATTTACGAATACGTATGGAAACATTACAATTTTTCCGAACAAGGATACACAAAAAAGGATTTACACAAACACACCATGATTGACCTAATATCCTTTGACATGGATCAATACTTACAAAACGGATCAATACAAGAAATACCATCACTTCTAATTGCCATTTATTCACCAGAAGGCCGAGAAGTAGAGTTTAAGAAAGGTAACTATCCAATCTCCTCATAA
- a CDS encoding phytoene desaturase family protein, whose translation MRDIRKIIIIGAGPGGLATAMLLSAKGFDVHVYEKQPQVGGRNAALTIGEYRFDVGPTFFSMPHILEELFQAADRKLDDYMDLQELDPMYDLFFSDKQLTMYRNPEKMIQQIYNHFPGDEHGYTRFMNDTRKRMNALMPVLQNRHHRLIDYIHPRTLKALPYLALGKSLYGVLSDYFTSEQLKLAFTFQAKYLGMSPWECPGAFSILSFMEHEYGVFHPIGGVNQISETMAKVVKEHGGRIHLESGVKKLLLSGKEVKGIQLEDGSSIKADEVVINADFAHAMEHLVEEPVLKKYSSENLGKKKYSCSTFMMYLGVNEKVNLPHHSIIFSEDYKENVEEITQSMKLSADPSIYVHNASVTDPCLAPEGKSALYVLAPVPNNFSEIEWETMKYQFRSLILQQIHKKTGINLTEDIIEEEKILTPRGWEEEYSVYKGATFNLGHQLSQMMYFRPHNRFNELKNCWIVGGGTHPGSGLPTILESARITANWLAEGEEVKNA comes from the coding sequence GTGAGGGATATTAGAAAAATAATTATCATTGGTGCTGGACCAGGCGGGCTTGCAACAGCCATGTTACTTTCTGCAAAAGGGTTTGATGTTCATGTATATGAAAAGCAACCCCAGGTAGGCGGTCGCAATGCAGCATTAACAATAGGAGAGTACAGGTTTGATGTCGGTCCAACATTCTTTAGTATGCCTCACATTCTGGAAGAACTGTTTCAAGCAGCCGATCGAAAGCTCGATGACTACATGGATTTGCAAGAATTAGACCCTATGTATGATTTATTTTTTTCAGATAAACAGCTAACGATGTATCGAAATCCAGAGAAAATGATCCAACAAATTTATAATCATTTCCCCGGTGACGAGCATGGGTACACAAGATTTATGAATGATACTCGCAAACGCATGAATGCGTTAATGCCAGTGCTACAAAATCGTCATCATCGTCTTATTGATTATATACACCCTAGAACGCTAAAAGCTTTACCATATCTAGCATTAGGGAAGTCATTATATGGCGTTTTATCAGACTATTTTACATCTGAACAGTTAAAACTCGCATTCACGTTTCAAGCTAAGTATTTAGGTATGTCTCCTTGGGAATGTCCTGGAGCTTTTTCCATCCTTTCATTTATGGAACATGAGTATGGTGTCTTTCATCCAATAGGTGGAGTGAATCAGATTTCTGAAACGATGGCAAAGGTAGTAAAAGAACATGGAGGGCGTATCCATTTGGAAAGTGGAGTCAAAAAACTTTTACTATCTGGAAAAGAGGTTAAAGGTATTCAACTTGAGGATGGTTCCTCTATTAAAGCTGATGAGGTAGTAATTAATGCAGACTTTGCTCATGCGATGGAACATTTAGTTGAAGAACCTGTACTAAAAAAATATTCATCTGAAAACTTAGGAAAAAAGAAGTATTCTTGCTCAACATTCATGATGTATTTGGGAGTTAATGAAAAAGTGAACCTTCCACATCATTCGATTATTTTTTCAGAGGACTATAAAGAAAATGTTGAGGAAATCACACAATCTATGAAACTTTCTGCAGATCCTTCTATTTATGTACACAACGCATCTGTTACAGACCCATGTTTGGCTCCTGAAGGAAAATCAGCATTGTATGTGTTAGCACCTGTCCCAAATAATTTCTCAGAAATAGAGTGGGAAACAATGAAATATCAATTTAGAAGTTTAATTTTACAACAAATTCACAAGAAAACAGGCATCAATCTTACAGAGGATATAATTGAAGAAGAAAAGATTCTAACACCAAGGGGATGGGAAGAAGAGTACTCGGTCTATAAAGGTGCAACCTTTAATCTAGGACACCAGTTATCACAAATGATGTATTTCCGTCCTCATAATCGATTTAATGAATTAAAAAATTGCTGGATTGTTGGTGGCGGTACACACCCTGGAAGCGGTTTGCCAACCATATTAGAATCTGCACGAATCACAGCAAATTGGCTAGCTGAAGGGGAAGAGGTGAAAAACGCATGA